In a genomic window of Comamonadaceae bacterium OTU4NAUVB1:
- a CDS encoding MFS transporter: MPPDSSRPAPADRFGLGPFHTKPVATDTADPAPHAGQFALLRERRFAPFFWTQFTGAANDNLFKFAFTVMVTYQLQLAWMPPAMAGLTIGALFILPFLLFSATAGQLADKHDKTRLMRRVKDLEIAIMVLAAWGFLRADAAVLLGCVFLMGLHSTLFGPVKFAYLPQVLDERELTGGNGMVEMGTFVAILLGQVAGGLLVALPRVGHGAVAAACVLLALAGRAVAQRIPRSPATDPGLVVNWNPFVETWRNLAFARRDVVVFRSLLGISWMWFFGAVFLSQFPSFARDVLHGDERVASLLLVLFSVGVGAGALLCEVLGRRQVEIGLVPLGAIGMSVFAVDLYLAARGLPPHATFGLLDFVARPAHWRVMADLALLSLSAGLYSVPMYALIQLRSPPTHRSRVIAANNILNALFMIASALAAGALLAAGFGIAQVFLFTGIANAVVALYIFMLVPEYLLRFVAWVASRGVYRFRIRGAEHIPAHGPAVLVCNHVSFVDAVLLMAASPRPIRFVMDHRIFNVPVLGTLFRLAKAIPVASRHEDAVAYDRAFVQAAQVLREGDLLAIFPEGAITSDGALQPFRGGVMKILAAARADGLDVPVVPMALIGLWGSYFSRVEVRGGRHVAMARPFRRGLCSRVGLHVGMPVRARDAQPESLRARVADLLAT; the protein is encoded by the coding sequence ATGCCGCCCGACTCCTCCCGCCCCGCTCCCGCCGATCGCTTCGGCCTCGGGCCTTTTCACACGAAGCCGGTCGCCACGGACACCGCCGATCCAGCGCCGCACGCCGGCCAGTTCGCGCTCCTGCGCGAGCGGCGTTTCGCTCCGTTCTTCTGGACCCAGTTCACCGGCGCGGCCAACGACAACCTGTTCAAGTTCGCCTTCACCGTGATGGTGACCTACCAGCTCCAGCTGGCCTGGATGCCCCCGGCGATGGCGGGCCTGACCATCGGCGCGCTGTTCATCCTGCCGTTCCTGCTGTTCTCGGCCACCGCCGGCCAGCTCGCCGACAAGCACGACAAGACCCGCCTGATGCGGCGCGTGAAGGACCTGGAGATCGCGATCATGGTGCTGGCGGCCTGGGGCTTCCTGCGCGCCGACGCCGCCGTGCTGCTGGGCTGCGTGTTCCTGATGGGCCTGCACTCGACGTTGTTCGGCCCGGTCAAATTCGCCTACCTGCCGCAGGTGCTCGACGAACGCGAGCTGACCGGCGGCAACGGCATGGTGGAGATGGGGACCTTCGTCGCCATCCTGCTCGGCCAGGTCGCCGGTGGCCTGCTGGTGGCGCTGCCACGGGTCGGGCATGGCGCCGTGGCGGCGGCGTGCGTGCTGCTGGCGCTGGCCGGCCGCGCGGTGGCGCAGCGGATTCCGCGCTCGCCGGCGACCGATCCCGGACTGGTCGTCAACTGGAACCCCTTCGTCGAGACCTGGCGCAACCTGGCCTTCGCGCGGCGCGACGTGGTGGTGTTCCGCTCGCTGCTGGGCATCTCCTGGATGTGGTTCTTCGGCGCCGTCTTCCTCAGCCAGTTCCCCAGTTTCGCCAGGGACGTCCTGCACGGCGACGAGCGGGTCGCCTCGCTGCTGCTGGTGCTGTTCTCGGTGGGCGTCGGCGCCGGCGCGCTGCTGTGCGAGGTCCTGGGCCGCAGGCAGGTGGAGATCGGTCTGGTGCCGCTGGGCGCCATCGGCATGAGCGTGTTCGCGGTCGACCTGTATCTCGCCGCGCGCGGTCTGCCGCCGCACGCCACCTTCGGCCTGCTCGACTTCGTCGCCCGGCCGGCGCACTGGCGCGTGATGGCCGACCTGGCGCTGCTGTCGCTGTCCGCCGGCCTCTACAGCGTGCCGATGTACGCGCTGATCCAGCTGCGCAGCCCGCCGACGCACCGCTCGCGGGTCATCGCCGCCAACAACATCCTCAACGCGCTGTTCATGATCGCCAGCGCGCTCGCCGCCGGCGCGCTGCTCGCGGCGGGCTTCGGCATCGCGCAGGTGTTCCTGTTCACCGGCATCGCCAACGCGGTGGTGGCGCTCTACATCTTCATGCTGGTGCCGGAATACCTGCTGCGCTTCGTCGCGTGGGTGGCCTCGCGCGGGGTCTACCGCTTCCGCATCCGCGGCGCGGAACACATCCCGGCCCACGGGCCGGCGGTGCTGGTGTGCAACCACGTGAGCTTCGTCGACGCCGTGCTGCTGATGGCGGCGAGCCCGCGGCCGATCCGCTTCGTCATGGACCACCGCATCTTCAACGTGCCGGTGCTGGGGACGCTGTTCCGGCTGGCCAAGGCCATTCCGGTGGCTTCCCGGCACGAAGACGCAGTGGCCTACGATCGCGCCTTCGTCCAGGCCGCCCAGGTGCTGCGCGAGGGCGACCTGCTGGCCATCTTTCCCGAGGGCGCCATCACGTCCGACGGCGCGCTGCAGCCGTTCAGGGGCGGCGTGATGAAGATCCTGGCCGCCGCGCGCGCCGACGGCCTGGACGTGCCCGTGGTGCCGATGGCGCTCATCGGCCTGTGGGGCTCGTATTTCAGTCGCGTGGAGGTGCGCGGCGGCCGGCACGTCGCCATGGCCAGGCCGTTCCGGCGCGGGCTGTGCAGCCGTGTCGGACTCCATGTCGGCATGCCCGTGCGTGCCCGGGACGCGCAGCCGGAATCGCTGCGGGCCCGCGTGGCCGATCTGCTCGCGACCTGA
- a CDS encoding FIST C-terminal domain-containing protein — MKLFPTGHATHPQWRMAAGLVLAQLRAQMVLPDYAQAPTLGLLYITDHYAADAQEILDHLGAELPEVTDWSGTVGVGVAANNAEYFDEPALSLMLCALPSDQYRVFSGVAPLGNSEMTGFESHTALVHADPATPELAELVGEMAARTDTGYLFGGLSSGRGDTLQFAVGGNGNIRGHGAAGGVFSGGLSGVVFGESVRLISRVTQGCQPVSRERTITEADGNLLLGLDGEPALDVLLADLNVSLDEPQQAVDAVRATLVGLVDAGSDGIRRTGDLGADVLVRHIIGLDPNRHGVAIANVAEAGMRLSFVRRSPQAARADLMRICAEIREELEPEEQTLATARAVAAGEAEAAPHPARRIAGAVYVSCSGRGGPHFGAPNAEMQIVRHALGDVPLVGFFAAGEIARHHIYGYTGVLTVFVGD; from the coding sequence ATGAAGCTTTTCCCCACCGGCCACGCCACCCATCCCCAGTGGCGCATGGCCGCCGGCCTCGTCCTCGCGCAGCTGCGCGCGCAGATGGTGCTGCCCGACTACGCCCAGGCGCCCACGCTGGGCCTGCTCTACATCACCGACCACTACGCCGCCGACGCACAGGAGATCCTCGACCACCTGGGCGCCGAACTGCCCGAGGTCACCGACTGGTCGGGCACCGTGGGCGTGGGCGTGGCGGCCAACAACGCCGAGTATTTCGACGAGCCGGCCCTCAGCCTGATGCTGTGCGCGCTGCCGAGCGACCAGTACCGCGTGTTCTCCGGCGTCGCGCCGCTGGGCAACTCCGAGATGACGGGCTTCGAGTCGCACACCGCGCTGGTCCACGCCGACCCGGCCACGCCCGAGCTGGCCGAGCTGGTCGGCGAGATGGCCGCGCGCACCGACACCGGCTACCTGTTCGGCGGGCTGTCCTCCGGCCGGGGCGACACGCTGCAGTTCGCCGTCGGCGGCAACGGCAACATCCGCGGCCACGGCGCGGCCGGCGGGGTGTTCTCCGGCGGTCTCTCGGGCGTGGTCTTCGGCGAATCGGTGCGCCTGATCTCGCGCGTGACGCAGGGCTGCCAACCGGTCTCGCGCGAGCGCACCATCACCGAGGCCGACGGCAACCTGCTGCTCGGACTCGACGGCGAACCCGCGCTCGATGTGCTTTTGGCCGACTTGAATGTCAGCCTCGACGAGCCGCAGCAGGCGGTCGACGCCGTGCGCGCGACGCTGGTGGGCCTGGTCGATGCCGGCAGCGACGGCATCCGGCGCACGGGCGACCTGGGCGCCGACGTGCTGGTGCGCCACATCATCGGCCTGGATCCGAACCGCCACGGGGTGGCCATCGCCAATGTCGCGGAGGCCGGCATGCGCCTGAGCTTCGTGCGTCGCAGCCCGCAGGCCGCGCGCGCCGACCTGATGCGCATCTGCGCCGAGATCCGCGAGGAACTCGAGCCCGAGGAGCAGACCCTGGCGACGGCACGCGCCGTCGCCGCCGGCGAGGCCGAGGCGGCGCCCCATCCGGCACGGCGCATCGCCGGTGCGGTCTACGTGAGCTGTTCAGGGCGTGGCGGGCCGCACTTCGGCGCGCCCAACGCCGAGATGCAGATCGTGCGCCACGCGCTGGGCGACGTGCCCCTGGTCGGCTTCTTCGCCGCCGGCGAGATCGCGCGGCACCACATCTATGGCTACACGGGCGTTCTGACGGTGTTCGTCGGCGATTGA
- a CDS encoding VOC family protein, producing the protein MHSLFHLAFHVRDLDVARRFYGDTLGCAEGRSTDTWVDFDFFGHQISLHLGEPFATTRTGRVDDVMVPMPHFGVVLELPDWQALADRLRAAGTEFLFAPQVRFEGRPGEQWTMFFLDPFGNPIEVKGLRSFETVYAKQPVVP; encoded by the coding sequence ATGCACAGCCTCTTCCACCTCGCCTTCCATGTCCGCGACCTCGACGTCGCCCGCCGCTTCTACGGCGACACGCTCGGTTGCGCCGAAGGGCGCAGCACCGACACCTGGGTCGACTTCGACTTCTTCGGCCACCAGATCTCGCTGCACCTGGGCGAACCCTTCGCCACCACGCGCACCGGCCGCGTCGACGACGTCATGGTGCCGATGCCGCACTTCGGCGTCGTGCTCGAACTGCCCGACTGGCAGGCACTGGCCGATCGCCTGCGCGCGGCCGGCACCGAATTCCTGTTCGCGCCCCAGGTGCGCTTCGAGGGCCGCCCCGGCGAGCAGTGGACAATGTTCTTCCTCGATCCGTTCGGCAACCCGATCGAGGTCAAGGGTCTGCGCTCCTTCGAGACCGTCTACGCGAAGCAGCCCGTCGTGCCGTGA
- a CDS encoding MarC family protein, protein MTYTFASATILLLLICDPLGNIPIFANALRHVAPERRARVILREVSIAFGLLLTFMFVGDRFLRVMGLSGLSLQIAGAVVLFLIALRMIFPNRAAAPLEDEREPLIVPLAIPALAGPSALATVMLLVSQAPERRAEWIAALSVTMAVCALVLVLADRIQRVIGDRVVLALERLMGLILVAVSVEMMIRGVKSLALELGR, encoded by the coding sequence GTGACCTACACCTTCGCCTCGGCGACCATCCTGCTGCTGCTCATCTGCGATCCGCTGGGCAACATCCCGATCTTCGCCAACGCGCTGCGCCACGTGGCGCCCGAGCGGCGCGCCCGGGTCATCCTGCGCGAGGTGTCGATCGCCTTCGGGCTGCTGCTGACCTTCATGTTCGTGGGCGACCGCTTCCTGCGCGTGATGGGTCTGTCGGGGCTTTCGCTGCAGATCGCCGGGGCGGTGGTGCTGTTCCTGATCGCGTTGCGCATGATCTTCCCGAACCGCGCGGCCGCCCCGCTCGAGGACGAACGCGAGCCGCTGATCGTGCCGCTGGCGATCCCGGCGCTGGCGGGACCGTCGGCACTGGCCACCGTGATGCTGCTGGTCTCGCAGGCCCCCGAGCGCCGCGCCGAATGGATCGCCGCGCTCAGCGTGACGATGGCCGTCTGCGCCCTGGTGCTGGTGCTGGCCGACCGCATCCAGCGCGTCATCGGCGACCGCGTGGTGCTGGCCCTGGAGCGCCTCATGGGGCTGATCCTGGTGGCGGTGTCGGTGGAGATGATGATCCGGGGAGTGAAGTCCCTCGCGCTCGAGCTGGGACGCTAG
- a CDS encoding DUF3108 domain-containing protein: protein MTPSTALPVTTDASAGSTSVAKRVRARRAPWLALAALTAAVGVAHLLLLGAVPLTGAATPSPVTARFVVRTIEAPALPAPTPPSVTPRPVAAATPREPVPKRPAVPRVRTPTPAAPAIPAVPATASLPAPPIATPAPTSEPPPPVTGAPPDTPVDAVTAEAAPAPADAAVPDPSTPDTPAPAPAPVAPAPSSGPVAETAPLNVPASVRLKFTVIGQQGTVPLQGVFGELAWSQDGRAYEADLTLRFLFKTLRRQHSQGAIGPTGIEPARFSDTRKVEVASHFVRDRGEVVFSNNAPTVALLPGAQDRLSVMLQLGALLAGDPARYPEDGAIAVQTVGPRDADIWLFKVGPEERLTLPMGDVVARRLTRNARQPFDDTVELWLAPALGHLPVRIRLTQPNGDFADMQLREAPPSAAPR, encoded by the coding sequence ATGACGCCCTCCACCGCCCTGCCCGTGACCACCGACGCGTCCGCCGGATCGACCTCCGTTGCGAAGCGCGTCCGCGCGCGCCGTGCGCCGTGGCTCGCCCTGGCGGCGCTGACGGCGGCGGTGGGGGTCGCGCACCTGCTGCTGCTCGGCGCGGTGCCCCTGACCGGCGCAGCGACGCCCTCGCCGGTGACTGCGCGCTTCGTCGTGCGGACGATCGAAGCGCCCGCCCTGCCAGCGCCGACACCGCCGTCCGTGACGCCACGCCCGGTCGCCGCGGCGACGCCGCGCGAACCGGTGCCGAAGCGGCCGGCGGTGCCACGGGTGCGCACCCCCACCCCCGCCGCACCGGCCATCCCGGCCGTGCCGGCGACGGCATCGCTTCCCGCGCCGCCCATCGCGACGCCGGCACCCACGTCCGAGCCGCCTCCCCCGGTGACCGGAGCCCCACCGGACACTCCGGTCGACGCCGTCACGGCTGAGGCAGCGCCCGCGCCGGCCGACGCGGCGGTCCCGGACCCGTCCACGCCCGACACGCCGGCGCCCGCGCCCGCGCCGGTCGCCCCCGCCCCGTCGTCCGGTCCGGTGGCGGAGACCGCGCCGCTGAACGTGCCGGCGTCGGTGCGCCTGAAATTCACCGTCATCGGCCAGCAGGGCACGGTGCCGTTGCAGGGCGTGTTCGGCGAACTCGCGTGGTCCCAGGACGGGCGCGCCTACGAGGCGGACCTCACCCTGCGCTTCCTGTTCAAGACCCTGCGCCGACAGCACAGCCAGGGCGCCATCGGCCCGACGGGGATCGAGCCGGCGCGCTTCTCCGACACCCGCAAGGTCGAGGTGGCGTCGCATTTCGTGCGCGATCGCGGCGAGGTGGTGTTCAGCAACAACGCGCCCACCGTCGCGTTGCTGCCCGGTGCCCAGGACCGCCTGAGCGTGATGCTGCAGCTCGGTGCCCTGCTCGCGGGCGATCCGGCGCGCTACCCGGAGGACGGCGCCATCGCGGTGCAGACGGTGGGCCCGCGCGACGCCGACATCTGGCTCTTCAAGGTCGGCCCCGAGGAGCGGCTGACCCTGCCGATGGGCGATGTCGTGGCTCGCCGTCTCACGCGCAATGCCCGCCAGCCGTTCGACGACACGGTCGAGCTGTGGCTGGCGCCCGCCCTGGGTCACCTGCCGGTGCGCATCCGTCTGACGCAGCCCAACGGCGACTTCGCCGACATGCAGTTGCGCGAAGCGCCGCCAAGCGCCGCCCCGCGCTGA
- a CDS encoding DUF3567 domain-containing protein → MNAIDILTGPAMNMLYDSDSYVVVHVQPTEGEAPIEPHLPVLARHGFEIVDKRSGKEVYLDGSWAELFQQQIAAWQLNTPTQEEVEDTLEGYAELAQNPVLVH, encoded by the coding sequence ATGAACGCCATCGACATCCTCACCGGTCCCGCCATGAACATGCTCTACGACTCCGACTCGTACGTCGTCGTGCATGTGCAGCCCACCGAGGGCGAGGCGCCGATCGAGCCGCACCTGCCGGTGCTCGCCCGCCACGGTTTCGAGATCGTGGACAAGCGCTCCGGCAAGGAGGTCTACCTCGACGGCTCCTGGGCCGAACTCTTCCAGCAGCAGATCGCCGCCTGGCAACTCAACACGCCGACCCAGGAAGAGGTCGAGGACACGCTGGAAGGCTACGCCGAGCTGGCGCAGAACCCGGTCCTGGTCCACTGA
- a CDS encoding ChaN family lipoprotein: MSPMFPGGSGGPDDHAPFVRGLSTLLPVDILLIGEQHDAPAHHVLERDAVTALAARSQLAALVLEMAEDGRDTTALSTDATQAQVRTALRWDEAAWPWEDYAPAVMAAVRASVPVLGANLPRARMKDAMADVSLDAQLSAAALTAQRTAVRDGHCGLLPETQIVPMTRIQVARDRAMAQVAFKARRPGRTVLLIAGAAHVDRRQGVPQHLPSDASVRSLRLLATADADDVIESPVRHDATWRTPPLPAKDYCAGVRPPSR, from the coding sequence ATGTCGCCGATGTTCCCGGGTGGTTCGGGCGGACCGGACGACCACGCACCGTTCGTGCGTGGCCTGTCGACCCTGCTGCCCGTCGACATCCTGCTGATCGGCGAGCAGCACGACGCGCCGGCGCACCATGTCCTGGAGCGCGACGCGGTGACGGCCCTGGCTGCCCGCTCGCAACTCGCCGCCCTCGTCCTCGAGATGGCCGAGGACGGTCGGGACACCACCGCCCTTTCGACCGACGCGACGCAAGCCCAGGTCCGCACCGCGCTGCGTTGGGACGAGGCCGCCTGGCCCTGGGAGGATTACGCCCCGGCCGTGATGGCCGCCGTGCGCGCGAGCGTGCCGGTGCTGGGCGCCAACCTGCCGCGTGCGCGCATGAAGGACGCCATGGCCGATGTTTCGCTCGACGCCCAGTTGTCCGCGGCCGCCCTGACCGCCCAGCGGACCGCCGTGCGCGACGGTCATTGCGGCTTGCTGCCGGAAACGCAGATCGTGCCGATGACGCGCATCCAGGTGGCGCGCGACCGCGCCATGGCGCAGGTCGCGTTCAAGGCCCGCCGACCCGGTCGCACGGTGCTGCTGATCGCCGGCGCCGCGCACGTCGACCGGCGCCAGGGCGTGCCGCAGCACCTGCCCAGCGATGCCAGCGTCAGGAGCCTGCGGCTGCTCGCCACGGCCGATGCCGACGACGTGATCGAGTCGCCGGTCCGCCACGACGCCACGTGGCGCACGCCGCCGCTGCCGGCGAAGGACTACTGCGCCGGGGTCCGACCACCGTCGCGCTGA
- a CDS encoding aminotransferase class III-fold pyridoxal phosphate-dependent enzyme, protein MAHDFNLDNQWLPFTPNRAFRKDPRVFVAADGMEFTTHDGRTVVDGISSLWCVGAGHNRAGINEAIKAQLDTLDYATAFQVSNDRAFEAATRIAALAPGDLNRVLFCNSGSEAADTSLKVALAYHRARGEGHRNVFIGRERGYHGVGFGGMSVGGIPGNRKAFGSAFLPRVDHMRFIHDPVDHAYIHNREPVWAEDPLIELERRILPLHDPSNVAAIIVEPVAGSAGWYLPPQGYLQRLREICDKHGILLIFDEVITGFGRMGTNFAADFYGVVPDMLNFAKCVTNGVIPLGGVICRDKLYDAMMKTDAPEHAVEFFHGYTYSGHPVACAAAVATLDLFEKEQLFARAGEMGPVLGDAFHGALTGLPNVIGIRSLGLAAAVELAPIAGAPGKRAYDTFVDCFHRGALVRPAGDVIVLAPPYIVEKSHIDTLVGTLAESIRKHA, encoded by the coding sequence ATGGCCCACGACTTCAACCTGGACAACCAGTGGTTGCCCTTCACGCCCAACCGGGCCTTCCGCAAGGACCCGCGCGTCTTCGTCGCCGCCGACGGCATGGAATTCACCACGCACGACGGCCGCACGGTCGTCGACGGCATCTCGTCGCTGTGGTGCGTGGGCGCGGGTCACAACCGGGCAGGGATCAACGAGGCGATCAAGGCCCAGCTCGACACGCTCGACTACGCCACGGCCTTCCAGGTCAGCAACGACCGCGCGTTCGAAGCCGCCACGCGCATCGCCGCGCTGGCGCCGGGCGACCTGAACCGGGTGCTGTTCTGCAACTCCGGCAGCGAGGCCGCCGACACCTCCCTGAAGGTGGCGCTGGCCTACCACCGCGCGCGTGGCGAGGGCCACCGCAACGTCTTCATCGGCCGGGAGCGCGGCTATCACGGCGTGGGTTTCGGCGGCATGTCGGTCGGCGGCATCCCGGGCAACCGCAAGGCGTTCGGCTCGGCCTTCCTGCCGCGCGTGGACCACATGCGCTTCATCCACGACCCGGTCGACCACGCCTACATCCACAACCGCGAGCCGGTGTGGGCCGAGGACCCGCTGATCGAACTGGAGCGCCGCATCCTGCCGCTGCACGACCCGAGCAACGTCGCGGCGATCATCGTCGAGCCCGTGGCGGGATCGGCCGGCTGGTACCTGCCGCCCCAGGGCTACCTCCAGCGCCTGCGCGAGATCTGCGACAAGCACGGCATCCTGCTGATCTTCGACGAGGTCATCACCGGCTTCGGCCGCATGGGCACCAACTTCGCCGCCGATTTCTACGGCGTGGTGCCCGACATGCTGAACTTCGCCAAGTGCGTGACCAACGGCGTGATCCCCCTGGGGGGCGTGATCTGCCGCGACAAGCTCTACGACGCGATGATGAAGACCGACGCGCCCGAGCACGCGGTCGAGTTCTTCCACGGCTACACCTATTCGGGTCACCCGGTGGCGTGCGCGGCGGCCGTCGCCACGCTCGACCTGTTCGAGAAGGAGCAGCTTTTCGCGCGCGCCGGCGAGATGGGCCCGGTGCTCGGCGACGCTTTCCACGGCGCCCTCACGGGACTGCCCAACGTCATCGGCATCCGCAGCCTGGGCCTGGCGGCGGCGGTGGAACTGGCGCCGATCGCCGGCGCCCCGGGCAAGCGCGCCTACGACACCTTCGTGGACTGTTTCCATCGCGGCGCGCTGGTGCGCCCGGCCGGTGACGTGATCGTCCTCGCGCCGCCCTACATCGTCGAGAAGTCGCACATCGACACGCTGGTGGGCACGCTGGCCGAATCGATCCGCAAGCACGCCTGA
- the purU gene encoding formyltetrahydrofolate deformylase: MTSAYILTLSCPDRTGIVHAVSGFLLERGGNIEEAAQYNDHGTGLFFMRVRFACDAHDHAQLSAQMTELGRTFGMDWKLHDAAQPMKTVILVSRDGHCLNDLLFRWKSGLLAIDVRAIVSNHRDFYQLAASYNVPFHHIPVTAQTKPQAEAKQLEIVEAEGAELVVLARYMQVLSNDLCAKLAGRAINIHHSFLPSFKGAKPYYQAHDRGVKLIGATAHYVTADLDEGPIIEQDVARADHTDTVEDLTARGRDTESQVLARAVKWHSERRVLMNGHKTVIFK, from the coding sequence ATGACATCCGCCTACATCCTGACCCTTTCCTGCCCCGATCGCACCGGCATCGTGCACGCCGTCTCGGGCTTCCTGCTCGAACGCGGCGGCAACATCGAGGAGGCCGCGCAATACAACGACCATGGCACCGGCCTGTTCTTCATGCGCGTGCGCTTCGCCTGCGACGCCCACGACCACGCGCAGCTGAGCGCGCAGATGACCGAGCTCGGCCGCACCTTCGGCATGGACTGGAAGCTGCACGACGCCGCCCAGCCGATGAAGACGGTGATCCTGGTGAGCCGCGACGGCCATTGCCTCAACGACCTGCTGTTCCGCTGGAAGAGCGGCCTGCTGGCCATCGACGTGCGCGCCATCGTGTCCAACCACCGCGACTTCTACCAGCTCGCCGCCAGCTACAACGTGCCCTTCCACCACATCCCGGTGACGGCGCAGACCAAGCCCCAGGCCGAGGCGAAGCAGTTGGAGATCGTCGAGGCCGAGGGCGCCGAGCTGGTCGTGCTCGCGCGCTACATGCAGGTGCTGAGCAACGACCTGTGCGCGAAGCTGGCCGGGCGCGCCATCAACATCCATCACTCGTTCCTGCCCAGCTTCAAGGGCGCCAAGCCCTACTACCAGGCGCACGACCGGGGCGTGAAGCTGATCGGCGCCACGGCGCACTACGTGACGGCCGACCTCGACGAGGGTCCCATCATCGAGCAGGACGTGGCGCGCGCCGACCACACCGACACGGTCGAGGACCTCACCGCGCGCGGCCGCGACACCGAGAGCCAGGTGCTCGCCCGCGCCGTCAAGTGGCACAGCGAACGCCGCGTGCTGATGAACGGCCACAAGACGGTGATCTTCAAGTAG
- a CDS encoding FAD-binding protein — MNAPVPPEQHALLQRSERQSQVVAALRPHLPAHALIWHEEDTTPYECDGLTAYRARPLVVVLPETEAQVAAVLATCHGLGVPVVARGAGTGLSGGAMPDPTGVTMSLAKFNRILKVDPVSRTAVVQCGVRNLAISEAAAPFNLYYAPDPSSQIACTIGGNVAENSGGVHCLKYGLTLHNVMRVRGFTAEGEAIEFGGEALDSPGLDLLALVVGSEGMLAVTLEVTVKLVPKPQLARCIMASFDDVRKAGDAVAAVIAAGIIPAGLEMMDKPMTAAVEDFVRAGYDLDAAAILLCESDGTPEEVEEEIGRMTAVLRGCGATAIAVSQSEDERLKFWSGRKNAFPASGRISPDYMCLDSTIPRKRLADILLAIAEMEKKYDLRCCNVFHAGDGNLHPLVLFDANDPDELHRCELFGADILETSVAMGGTVSGEHGVGVEKLNSMCVQFTATENEAMFGVKRAFDPAGMLNPGKVIPTLQRCAEYGRQVFRAGATQPFADLPRF, encoded by the coding sequence ATGAACGCCCCCGTCCCGCCCGAACAGCACGCGCTCCTGCAGCGCTCCGAACGCCAGTCGCAGGTCGTCGCGGCCCTGCGACCGCACCTGCCCGCGCATGCCCTCATCTGGCACGAGGAGGACACCACCCCTTACGAGTGCGACGGCCTGACGGCCTACCGCGCGCGGCCGCTGGTGGTCGTCCTGCCCGAGACCGAGGCGCAGGTCGCCGCCGTGCTGGCGACCTGCCACGGCCTGGGCGTTCCCGTGGTGGCGCGCGGCGCCGGCACGGGCCTGTCCGGCGGCGCGATGCCCGACCCGACGGGCGTGACGATGTCGCTGGCCAAGTTCAACCGCATCCTGAAGGTCGACCCGGTCAGCCGCACGGCGGTGGTGCAGTGCGGCGTGCGCAACCTCGCCATCAGCGAGGCGGCGGCGCCCTTCAACCTCTACTACGCGCCCGATCCGTCGAGTCAGATCGCCTGCACCATCGGGGGCAACGTGGCGGAGAACTCCGGTGGCGTGCACTGCCTGAAGTACGGCCTGACGCTGCACAACGTGATGCGCGTGCGCGGCTTCACGGCCGAGGGCGAGGCGATCGAGTTCGGCGGCGAGGCGCTCGACAGCCCCGGACTCGACCTGCTGGCGCTGGTGGTGGGCAGCGAGGGCATGCTGGCCGTCACGCTGGAGGTCACCGTGAAGCTGGTGCCCAAGCCCCAGCTCGCGCGCTGCATCATGGCCAGCTTCGACGACGTGCGGAAGGCCGGCGACGCGGTCGCCGCCGTGATCGCCGCGGGCATCATCCCGGCCGGCCTGGAGATGATGGACAAGCCCATGACCGCCGCCGTCGAGGACTTCGTGCGCGCCGGCTACGACCTCGACGCCGCGGCCATCCTGCTGTGCGAGTCCGACGGCACACCCGAGGAGGTTGAGGAGGAGATCGGCCGCATGACCGCCGTGCTGCGCGGCTGCGGCGCCACCGCCATCGCGGTCAGCCAGAGCGAGGACGAGCGCCTGAAGTTCTGGAGCGGGCGCAAGAACGCGTTCCCGGCCTCGGGCCGCATCAGCCCCGACTACATGTGCCTGGACTCGACCATCCCGCGCAAGCGCCTGGCCGACATCCTGCTGGCCATCGCCGAGATGGAGAAGAAGTACGACCTGCGCTGCTGCAACGTGTTCCACGCCGGCGACGGCAACCTGCATCCGCTGGTGCTGTTCGACGCCAACGACCCCGACGAGCTGCACCGCTGCGAGCTCTTCGGCGCGGACATCCTGGAGACCAGCGTGGCCATGGGCGGCACCGTCTCGGGCGAGCACGGCGTGGGCGTGGAGAAGCTCAACAGCATGTGCGTGCAGTTCACCGCGACCGAGAACGAGGCCATGTTCGGCGTCAAGCGCGCCTTCGACCCCGCCGGGATGCTCAATCCGGGCAAGGTGATCCCGACCCTGCAGCGCTGCGCCGAGTACGGCCGGCAGGTCTTCCGCGCCGGCGCGACGCAGCCGTTCGCCGACCTGCCGCGCTTCTGA
- a CDS encoding CidA/LrgA family protein: MNGLRGLAWLLVFQSVGELLSRGFSLPLPGPVLGLVLLLGGLRFRVVRDPVGECAQFLLSHLSLLFIPVGVGVMTHLSLLSEYGGRMLLVIVLSTWIGLGVTALVLYGPARGRAGSATGADADPDATTPDPRP; the protein is encoded by the coding sequence ATGAACGGCTTGCGCGGCCTGGCCTGGCTGCTGGTCTTCCAGTCGGTGGGCGAGCTGCTGTCGCGCGGCTTCTCCCTGCCCTTGCCCGGGCCGGTCCTGGGGCTGGTGCTGCTGCTGGGCGGACTGCGCTTTCGGGTCGTGCGCGACCCGGTGGGCGAGTGCGCGCAGTTCCTGCTGTCGCACCTGTCGCTGCTGTTCATCCCGGTGGGCGTGGGCGTGATGACGCACCTGTCGCTGCTGAGCGAGTACGGCGGCCGCATGCTGCTGGTGATCGTGCTGTCGACCTGGATCGGCCTGGGCGTGACGGCGCTGGTCCTGTACGGACCGGCCCGCGGCCGCGCCGGGTCCGCCACCGGCGCGGACGCCGACCCCGACGCCACCACGCCCGACCCGCGGCCCTGA